From the genome of Patagioenas fasciata isolate bPatFas1 chromosome 17, bPatFas1.hap1, whole genome shotgun sequence, one region includes:
- the PIK3IP1 gene encoding phosphoinositide-3-kinase-interacting protein 1 isoform X2, with the protein MLRGGPRRAVALGAVLLGSLLLAAARGAEVAEDHNNCRNPDGDATPWCYIRGAAGDPERRPCDIAQCSDATAAAAPVPTAEVNTSQEVDQVFEPADSLPSRSEAAAVQPVIGISQRVQMNSKEKKNLGTLGYVLGLIMMVIIITIGVGIVLGYIYKRGKDLKEKHEQKVYEREMQRITLPLSAFSNPACELVDENTIVVHTNQTPVEDTHDGSGPLMGQAGTPGA; encoded by the exons ATGCTGCGCGGGGGCCCGCGGCGGGCGGTGGCGCTGGGCGCCGTGCTGCTGGGCTCGCTGCTGCTGGCGGCTGCCCGCGGCGCCGAGG TCGCCGAGGACCACAACAATTGCAGAAACCCGGACGGCGACGCCACTCCCTGGTGCTACATCCGAGGTGCCGCTGGGGATCCCGAACGGAGACCCTGCGACATCGCCCAGTGCTCAG ATGCCACCGCTGCCGCAGCCCCAGTCCCTACAGCAGAAGTTAATACTTCTCAGGAGGTCGACCAGGTGTTTGAGCCGGCTGATAGCTTGCCCTCCCGGAGCGAGGCAGCCGCTGTGCAGCCTGTCATTGGCATCAGCCAGAGAGTGCAGATGAACTCCAAAGAAAAGAAGAACTTGGGGACACTAG GGTATGTGCTGGGGCTGATCATGATGGTGATAATCATTACCATCGGAGTTGGCATTGTCCTGGGATACATCTATAAGAG GGGGAAAGACCTGAAGGAAAAGCATGAACAGAAGGTTTATGAGCGTGAAATGCAGCGCATCACGCTGCCACTCTCGGCGTTCAGCAATCCTGCCTGCGAGCTTGTAGATGAGAACACCATCGTGGTGCACACCAACCAGACGCCCGTGGAGGACACCCACGATGGCAGTGGCCCGCTCATGGGGCAGGCGGGCACTCCTGGTGCCTGA
- the PIK3IP1 gene encoding phosphoinositide-3-kinase-interacting protein 1 isoform X1, translating to MLRGGPRRAVALGAVLLGSLLLAAARGAEECLRGNGASYRGSRRVASGGAPCLNWLAVRSGPGAALPAVAEDHNNCRNPDGDATPWCYIRGAAGDPERRPCDIAQCSDATAAAAPVPTAEVNTSQEVDQVFEPADSLPSRSEAAAVQPVIGISQRVQMNSKEKKNLGTLGYVLGLIMMVIIITIGVGIVLGYIYKRGKDLKEKHEQKVYEREMQRITLPLSAFSNPACELVDENTIVVHTNQTPVEDTHDGSGPLMGQAGTPGA from the exons ATGCTGCGCGGGGGCCCGCGGCGGGCGGTGGCGCTGGGCGCCGTGCTGCTGGGCTCGCTGCTGCTGGCGGCTGCCCGCGGCGCCGAGG AGTGCCTCCGCGGCAACGGCGCGTCCTACCGCGGGAGCCGGCGAGTGGCCTCCGGCGGCGCCCCGTGCCTCAACTGGCTGGCGGTGCGGAGCGGCCCCGGCGCCGCGCTCCCGGCAG TCGCCGAGGACCACAACAATTGCAGAAACCCGGACGGCGACGCCACTCCCTGGTGCTACATCCGAGGTGCCGCTGGGGATCCCGAACGGAGACCCTGCGACATCGCCCAGTGCTCAG ATGCCACCGCTGCCGCAGCCCCAGTCCCTACAGCAGAAGTTAATACTTCTCAGGAGGTCGACCAGGTGTTTGAGCCGGCTGATAGCTTGCCCTCCCGGAGCGAGGCAGCCGCTGTGCAGCCTGTCATTGGCATCAGCCAGAGAGTGCAGATGAACTCCAAAGAAAAGAAGAACTTGGGGACACTAG GGTATGTGCTGGGGCTGATCATGATGGTGATAATCATTACCATCGGAGTTGGCATTGTCCTGGGATACATCTATAAGAG GGGGAAAGACCTGAAGGAAAAGCATGAACAGAAGGTTTATGAGCGTGAAATGCAGCGCATCACGCTGCCACTCTCGGCGTTCAGCAATCCTGCCTGCGAGCTTGTAGATGAGAACACCATCGTGGTGCACACCAACCAGACGCCCGTGGAGGACACCCACGATGGCAGTGGCCCGCTCATGGGGCAGGCGGGCACTCCTGGTGCCTGA
- the LIMK2 gene encoding LIM domain kinase 2 isoform X2: MGSYLSAPAYFAPKDPFRCSECQDPLTNWYYEKDGKLYCHKDYWGKFGESCHGCSLLMTGPVMVAGEYKYHPECFACMSCKVIIEDGDAYALVQHSTLYCGKCHNQIVLTPMIEKHSTESLREQLPYTLTLISMPAATDGKRGFSVSVEGGCSSYATGVQVKEVNRMHISPDVRNAIHPADRILEINGAPIRTLQVEEVEDLIRKTSQTLQLLIEHDPVSQRLDRLRLDSRLPTHMKPPISPRSLSPLDMKENLEGTLRRRSLRRSNSISKSPGPSSPKEPLLLSRDISRSESLRSSSSCSQQIFRPCDLIHGEVLGKGFFGQAIKVTHKATGKVMVMKELIRCDEETQKTFLTEVKVMRSLDHPNVLKFIGVLYKDKKLNLLTEYIEGGTLKDFLRNADPFPWQQKVSFAKGIASGMAYLHSMCIIHRDLNSHNCLIKLDKTVVVADFGLSRLIVEERKKPTLEKPSAKKRTLRKSDRKKRYTVVGNPYWMAPEMLNGQSYDETVDIFSFGIVLCEIIGQVYADPDCLPRTLDFGLNVKLFWEKFVPADCPPAFFPLAAICCRLEPESRPPFSKLEDSFEALSLYLGELAIPLPSELEELDHNVSVQYGLNRDKLPENTT; the protein is encoded by the exons GTGCTCCGAGTGTCAGGATCCCCTCACTAACTGGTACTACGAGAAGGACGGGAAGCTGTACTGTCACAAGGACTACTGGGGCAAGTTTGGGGAGTCTTGCCATGGCTGCTCTCTGCTGATGACCGGACCTGTGATG GTGGCTGGCGAATACAAGTATCACCCCGAGTGCTTTGCTTGTATGAGCTGCAAAGTGATCATTGAAGACGGGGATGCTTACGCACTGGTGCAACATTCCACTCTCTACTG TGGAAAATGTCATAACCAGATTGTGCTGACACCGATGATAGAAAAACACTCCACCGAGTCTCTGCGTGAGCAGCTGCCTTACACGCTGACCCTCATCTCCATGCCGGCAGCTACTGATGGCAAGAGGGGCTTCTCCGTGTCTGttgaaggtggctgctccagctaCGCCACCGGTGTCCAGGTGAAAGA AGTTAACAGGATGCACATCAGCCCAGATGTCCGAAACGCCATCCACCCTGCAGATCGTATCCTGGAGATTAATGGAGCTCCTATTCGTACGTTACAGGTGGAGGAG GTGGAGGACTTGATTCGCAAGACAAGCCAGACACTTCAGCTGCTGATAGAGCACGACCCCGTCTCGCAGCGCTTAGACAGACTGCGTTTGGACTCCCGTCTGCCCACCCACATGAAGCCGCCCATTTCCCCACGCTCCCTCTCGCCACTGGACATGAAGGAGAATCTGGAAGGAACGCTGCGGCGGCGCTCCCTGAG GCGAAGTAACAGCATTTCTAAGTCTCCTGGCCCCAGTTCTCCAAAGGAACCGCTCCTCCTGAGCCGTGACATCAGTCGCTCTGAATCCCTGCGTTCCTcttccagctgctcccagcaaatCTTCCGGCCCTGTGACCTGATTCACGGCGAAGTTCTAGGAAAAGGATTTTTTGGACAAGCTATCAAG GTGACTCACAAAGCAACAGGAAAGGTGATGGTGATGAAGGAGCTGATTCGCtgtgatgaggagacacagaAGACTTTCTTGACAGAG GTGAAAGTGATGCGCAGCCTGGATCACCCCAACGTGCTGAAGTTCATCGGTGTACTGTACAAGGACAAGAAGCTGAATCTCCTCACCGAGTACATTGAGGGGGGCACCCTGAAGGACTTCCTCCGCAATGCG GACCCGTTTCCCTGGCAGCAGAAGGTCAGCTTTGCCAAAGGAATTGCCTCTGGAATG gCTTACTTGCACTCCATGTGCATCATTCACAGAGATCTGAACTCCCACAATTGCCTGATCAAGTTG GATAAGACGGTGGTGGTGGCTGACTTTGGTCTGTCTCGGCTGATcgtggaggaaagaaaaaagcccacTTTGGAGAAGCCGTCTGCCAAGAAACGAACCCTGCGCAAGAGTGACAGGAAGAAGCGCTACACGGTGGTTGGCAACCCGTACTGGATGGCCCCGGAGATGCTGAACG GACAGAGCTACGATGAGACAGTGGACATCTTTTCGTTTGGGATTGTTCTCTGTGAG ATCATAGGTCAAGTTTATGCTGACCCGGACTGTCTCCCACGCACACTGGATTTTGGCCTTAATGTCAAGCTGTTCTGGGAGAAGTTTGTTCCTGCTGACTGTCCTCCAGCCTTTTTCCCTCTGGCTGCTATTTGCTGCAGGCTGGAGCCAGAAAGCAG GCCCCCTTTTTCTAAGCTGGAAGATTCCTTTGAagctctctctctctacctgggAGAACTTGCCATCCCCCTTCCATctgagctggaggagctggaccACAACGTGAGTGTGCAGTATGGACTGAACCGTGACAAGCTACCTGAGAACACAACCTAG
- the LIMK2 gene encoding LIM domain kinase 2 isoform X1, translating to MEAPPGEEVWRCLGCGDSIAAGQRLYKTVNEAWHISCFRCSECQDPLTNWYYEKDGKLYCHKDYWGKFGESCHGCSLLMTGPVMVAGEYKYHPECFACMSCKVIIEDGDAYALVQHSTLYCGKCHNQIVLTPMIEKHSTESLREQLPYTLTLISMPAATDGKRGFSVSVEGGCSSYATGVQVKEVNRMHISPDVRNAIHPADRILEINGAPIRTLQVEEVEDLIRKTSQTLQLLIEHDPVSQRLDRLRLDSRLPTHMKPPISPRSLSPLDMKENLEGTLRRRSLRRSNSISKSPGPSSPKEPLLLSRDISRSESLRSSSSCSQQIFRPCDLIHGEVLGKGFFGQAIKVTHKATGKVMVMKELIRCDEETQKTFLTEVKVMRSLDHPNVLKFIGVLYKDKKLNLLTEYIEGGTLKDFLRNADPFPWQQKVSFAKGIASGMAYLHSMCIIHRDLNSHNCLIKLDKTVVVADFGLSRLIVEERKKPTLEKPSAKKRTLRKSDRKKRYTVVGNPYWMAPEMLNGQSYDETVDIFSFGIVLCEIIGQVYADPDCLPRTLDFGLNVKLFWEKFVPADCPPAFFPLAAICCRLEPESRPPFSKLEDSFEALSLYLGELAIPLPSELEELDHNVSVQYGLNRDKLPENTT from the exons GTGCTCCGAGTGTCAGGATCCCCTCACTAACTGGTACTACGAGAAGGACGGGAAGCTGTACTGTCACAAGGACTACTGGGGCAAGTTTGGGGAGTCTTGCCATGGCTGCTCTCTGCTGATGACCGGACCTGTGATG GTGGCTGGCGAATACAAGTATCACCCCGAGTGCTTTGCTTGTATGAGCTGCAAAGTGATCATTGAAGACGGGGATGCTTACGCACTGGTGCAACATTCCACTCTCTACTG TGGAAAATGTCATAACCAGATTGTGCTGACACCGATGATAGAAAAACACTCCACCGAGTCTCTGCGTGAGCAGCTGCCTTACACGCTGACCCTCATCTCCATGCCGGCAGCTACTGATGGCAAGAGGGGCTTCTCCGTGTCTGttgaaggtggctgctccagctaCGCCACCGGTGTCCAGGTGAAAGA AGTTAACAGGATGCACATCAGCCCAGATGTCCGAAACGCCATCCACCCTGCAGATCGTATCCTGGAGATTAATGGAGCTCCTATTCGTACGTTACAGGTGGAGGAG GTGGAGGACTTGATTCGCAAGACAAGCCAGACACTTCAGCTGCTGATAGAGCACGACCCCGTCTCGCAGCGCTTAGACAGACTGCGTTTGGACTCCCGTCTGCCCACCCACATGAAGCCGCCCATTTCCCCACGCTCCCTCTCGCCACTGGACATGAAGGAGAATCTGGAAGGAACGCTGCGGCGGCGCTCCCTGAG GCGAAGTAACAGCATTTCTAAGTCTCCTGGCCCCAGTTCTCCAAAGGAACCGCTCCTCCTGAGCCGTGACATCAGTCGCTCTGAATCCCTGCGTTCCTcttccagctgctcccagcaaatCTTCCGGCCCTGTGACCTGATTCACGGCGAAGTTCTAGGAAAAGGATTTTTTGGACAAGCTATCAAG GTGACTCACAAAGCAACAGGAAAGGTGATGGTGATGAAGGAGCTGATTCGCtgtgatgaggagacacagaAGACTTTCTTGACAGAG GTGAAAGTGATGCGCAGCCTGGATCACCCCAACGTGCTGAAGTTCATCGGTGTACTGTACAAGGACAAGAAGCTGAATCTCCTCACCGAGTACATTGAGGGGGGCACCCTGAAGGACTTCCTCCGCAATGCG GACCCGTTTCCCTGGCAGCAGAAGGTCAGCTTTGCCAAAGGAATTGCCTCTGGAATG gCTTACTTGCACTCCATGTGCATCATTCACAGAGATCTGAACTCCCACAATTGCCTGATCAAGTTG GATAAGACGGTGGTGGTGGCTGACTTTGGTCTGTCTCGGCTGATcgtggaggaaagaaaaaagcccacTTTGGAGAAGCCGTCTGCCAAGAAACGAACCCTGCGCAAGAGTGACAGGAAGAAGCGCTACACGGTGGTTGGCAACCCGTACTGGATGGCCCCGGAGATGCTGAACG GACAGAGCTACGATGAGACAGTGGACATCTTTTCGTTTGGGATTGTTCTCTGTGAG ATCATAGGTCAAGTTTATGCTGACCCGGACTGTCTCCCACGCACACTGGATTTTGGCCTTAATGTCAAGCTGTTCTGGGAGAAGTTTGTTCCTGCTGACTGTCCTCCAGCCTTTTTCCCTCTGGCTGCTATTTGCTGCAGGCTGGAGCCAGAAAGCAG GCCCCCTTTTTCTAAGCTGGAAGATTCCTTTGAagctctctctctctacctgggAGAACTTGCCATCCCCCTTCCATctgagctggaggagctggaccACAACGTGAGTGTGCAGTATGGACTGAACCGTGACAAGCTACCTGAGAACACAACCTAG